Part of the Thermococcus sp. 18S1 genome, TGCGGTAAATCAGTCCCTGCAGCATGTGCTGGTGGTTGAAGGGTATTCGAAACGGTTCATTCTCCGGGCGGAGTCTTATTAGGAACCTGACCATTTCCCTCCCCCATACAGAGCAGCGTATGGCAAAAAGAGTACGTTCTTTGCCCTTATAAGGTTTTTCCATGGTTTAGAGTACTATGTGAACTGGGCATAACGTTCCAAAGGATGAAAAGAGGGGTGGTAAATTATTCTGTCTGGACTTTATAAATCAGCATCTGGTGAGTTCATCACGTGTCAATTTGTATAACCACCATTATAATAACCACGATTATACTTGGGATACCTGCAAACTCAGAATAGGAGAGAAAAGGGCCAAAAGCCCTCAGAGAAGCATCCTGGCGTCGACGGCAACGGCGCTGTCCTCGTAGGCGAAGATCGGGTTGATGTCGAGCTCCTTGATCTCCGGAAGCTCGAGGGCGAGCTCGCCGACCTTGGTGATTATCTCGGCGAGGGCCTCGATGTCCACCGGCTTCTCGCCACGGGCTCCGGCAAGAATCGGGTAGGCCTTGATCTCCTTGATCATGTCGAGGGCCTCGTCCTTGGTTATCGGGGCAACGCGGAAGCTGACGTCCTTGAGGATCTCGACGAAGATTCCACCGAGACCGAACATGATGGCCGGGCCGAACTGCGGGTCGCGGATCATACCGACGATGACCTCCTTGCCGAGCGGGAGCATGCGGTAGATGATGACGCCCCAGAGGTCGGCGTCCGGCTTGTAGTTCTTGGCGTTCTCCATGATGGTCTTGAAGGCCTGCCTGGCCTCCTCGTCGCTCTTGATGTTGACCTTGACACCTCCGGCGTCGCTCTTGTGGATGATCTGCGGAGAAACGATCTTCATGACGACCGGGTAGCCGATCTCCCTGGCGAACTGAACGGCCTCCTCCTCGTTGGTGGCGACCTTGAAGTCCGGAACGGGGACGCCGTAGAGCTTGAGTATCTCCTTCGCCTCAGGCTCGACGAGCGGCCTGTTTTCGGCCTTGGCCTTCTCGATGATTGCCCTAGCCTTCTCGATCCTGTCCATACCAATCACCTCATCAGCTTGACAGTTCTCAATCCGACCGGGCAGTTAAAAGGGTTTCCATTCGTCAACCAATCGTTTCTTTCGTTTCGGCTCGGTTTGAAGCGATGAGGGGGGTATAAATACTCTGCCGCCGAATATAGCACAGGTGATTTTTATGAGAAAGAAAGCGATGGCCGCAGTGGGTGGAATTGCACTTATAATCCTGGCAGTTTTCTCGTTCCAGGGGGAGAAGGCGGCGGCGAGCGAGGCCACCGTCGTTCTCTACAACTCCGCGAAGATCGGGGTTGTGGAGAGGGTCATGGAGGTCGAGCTGGATGAGGGAATGAACGACGTGCCCCTGGAGGAGCTGGCCGGGCTTGACATAGCCGAAGTCACCATCCGGCCGCTCGACGGGGGCGTTAAGGTTCTCGGGGTCTTCAGCAAAGGCTCAACCGGGGACGTT contains:
- a CDS encoding acetate--CoA ligase family protein → MDRIEKARAIIEKAKAENRPLVEPEAKEILKLYGVPVPDFKVATNEEEAVQFAREIGYPVVMKIVSPQIIHKSDAGGVKVNIKSDEEARQAFKTIMENAKNYKPDADLWGVIIYRMLPLGKEVIVGMIRDPQFGPAIMFGLGGIFVEILKDVSFRVAPITKDEALDMIKEIKAYPILAGARGEKPVDIEALAEIITKVGELALELPEIKELDINPIFAYEDSAVAVDARMLL